In the genome of Candidatus Binatia bacterium, one region contains:
- a CDS encoding ATP-binding protein yields MARRVKLTIHGKMVIGFAAVICIMIAGHLYMLFEVQALSNEAQSTLNMEVKTVDIAKRMRALLDDEESHARKYVITRDPVYYDLFQEASREFQQLLGTLIRTEAERGNALHQVAEKHHWLSRSIPEPGKPATAGAGSAGIIENAARSERVDSIDRWLAGLIRNSQISIDSSMATFVQSTQRAQLVAAALTLLTILAASAAAWMIARTITRPIGTLVRATLQIGQGHFDPIRVHSHDETALLAESINDMSAKLKRVNEAKADLMHQIVHELRNPLQIIFFARNLLAEQEVGGINGKQLEMLDLIGGNAEKLMSFTDQFLDLAKVEAGMMEYRRAPTDLVALVARAIEDARALASRKDIAIKLMSEPAPQTFADGEKLSQVFGNLLSNAIKYTEQGGSVAVAVFCFDRKIYVAVKDSGIGIDTEELPKLFTKFYQAANASKAHAKGTGLGLALVKAFVEGHGGALYVTSTIGVGSTFTVELPVVEAGQVESLGLAQAV; encoded by the coding sequence ATGGCGCGGCGTGTAAAACTGACAATCCACGGCAAGATGGTCATCGGCTTTGCGGCCGTGATCTGCATCATGATCGCGGGCCACCTCTACATGCTCTTTGAGGTCCAGGCTCTTTCGAACGAGGCTCAATCAACCCTCAACATGGAGGTGAAAACGGTCGATATCGCCAAGCGCATGCGCGCTCTGTTGGACGACGAGGAAAGCCACGCGCGAAAATACGTCATTACCCGCGACCCGGTCTACTACGATCTCTTCCAGGAGGCGAGCCGGGAATTCCAGCAATTGCTGGGCACCCTGATACGAACCGAAGCGGAGCGTGGAAACGCGCTGCATCAAGTGGCCGAGAAACATCATTGGCTCTCCCGATCTATCCCGGAACCGGGGAAGCCGGCGACGGCCGGCGCCGGTTCGGCGGGCATCATCGAGAACGCCGCGCGCAGCGAACGGGTCGACTCCATCGACCGCTGGTTGGCGGGTCTCATCCGGAACAGTCAAATCTCGATCGATAGTTCAATGGCGACGTTCGTGCAATCCACACAGCGCGCCCAGCTGGTTGCGGCAGCGCTGACTCTGCTGACGATCCTGGCGGCGTCGGCGGCCGCGTGGATGATCGCGCGCACGATTACGCGCCCCATCGGCACTCTGGTCCGGGCGACCCTGCAGATCGGGCAGGGCCATTTCGACCCGATCCGCGTCCACTCGCACGACGAAACCGCGCTGCTCGCCGAGTCTATCAACGACATGAGCGCGAAGCTGAAAAGAGTCAACGAAGCGAAGGCCGACTTGATGCACCAGATCGTCCACGAGCTGCGCAACCCTCTGCAGATCATCTTCTTTGCCCGCAATCTTCTGGCCGAGCAGGAAGTGGGAGGCATCAACGGCAAGCAGCTCGAGATGCTTGACCTGATCGGAGGGAACGCCGAGAAGCTCATGAGCTTCACCGATCAATTTTTAGATCTGGCCAAGGTCGAGGCCGGAATGATGGAATACCGACGCGCGCCGACTGATCTGGTCGCGCTCGTCGCCCGAGCGATCGAGGACGCCCGCGCCCTCGCCTCCCGCAAGGATATCGCAATAAAACTCATGTCCGAGCCGGCCCCACAGACGTTCGCCGACGGCGAGAAACTTTCGCAGGTCTTCGGCAATCTCTTGAGCAACGCGATCAAATACACCGAGCAGGGCGGATCGGTCGCAGTGGCCGTCTTCTGTTTCGACCGGAAGATTTACGTGGCCGTGAAAGACTCCGGCATCGGCATCGATACGGAGGAGCTGCCGAAGCTGTTCACCAAATTTTACCAGGCCGCCAACGCCTCCAAGGCGCACGCCAAGGGAACAGGGTTGGGATTGGCGCTGGTGAAGGCTTTCGTCGAGGGCCACGGCGGCGCTCTTTACGTCACCAGTACGATCGGCGTGGGCTCGACGTTCACGGTCGAGCTTCCTGTCGTAGAGGCCGGTCAGGTGGAGTCGCTCGGCTTAGCACAAGCTGTATAA
- the nth gene encoding endonuclease III produces MNDREIHSAIRILRREVPKWQTPIVTLVAENSESPFQVLISCILSLRTQDTTTAQASRRLFALADTPETMSRLSVQKIEKAIFPVGFYHTKAKVIRDICRTLIKEYSGRVPDEIDELLKLKGVGRKTANLVVTLGYRKPGICVDTHVHRISNRWGYVRTKNPKETEFALRAKLPKQYWLEYNDLLVTFGQHLCRPISPLCSRCPVRKHCARIGVTLSR; encoded by the coding sequence ATGAACGACCGGGAAATTCACAGCGCGATCCGCATCCTCAGGCGAGAAGTGCCGAAGTGGCAAACCCCGATCGTCACGCTGGTAGCGGAAAATTCTGAAAGCCCGTTCCAGGTCTTGATCTCCTGCATTTTGAGCCTGCGCACGCAGGACACCACCACTGCGCAGGCGAGCCGGCGGCTCTTCGCCTTGGCGGACACGCCGGAGACGATGTCCCGCCTGTCGGTTCAGAAAATCGAAAAAGCGATTTTTCCCGTGGGATTTTATCACACCAAGGCCAAGGTCATTCGCGATATCTGCCGCACGCTGATCAAAGAATATTCCGGCAGAGTGCCGGATGAGATCGACGAGCTGCTGAAGCTAAAAGGGGTCGGGCGCAAGACCGCCAACCTGGTCGTCACGCTCGGCTATCGCAAGCCCGGCATCTGCGTCGACACCCACGTGCACCGCATCTCCAATCGCTGGGGTTACGTCCGAACAAAAAATCCCAAAGAGACGGAATTCGCCTTGAGGGCCAAGCTGCCGAAGCAATACTGGCTCGAATACAACGACCTGCTCGTCACCTTCGGCCAACACCTCTGCCGCCCCATCTCGCCGCTCTGCAGCCGGTGCCCGGTAAGAAAGCATTGTGCGCGGATCGGAGTCACGCTCAGCCGATAA
- a CDS encoding UbiD family decarboxylase, with amino-acid sequence MDLRAWIGSLEERGELARVKAQVDWDEEIGAITREVSSRYGPALFFENIKDHRSTLCRRLFTNGTGTRERLCRLIGVAEETSYREIVPILKERFSRPVTPVKVATGPVKENIVTGDAIDLYQFPVPKWNPLDGGRYIMTSASVVTMDPDTGRHNAGTYRGMIATKKTISALLATTQGWGEHFTKYKKRGEEMPVAVALGQEPTLFIAASTPVSHTEYEMAGSLSGAPVELVKCETSQLFVPANAEIVIEGRVSPDPKSFEPEGPFSEYPGYYGGKKSPKHTIRVECITHRDDPIFTGCLTGSSPGRTNEGTTWTPAAYSAIAWHYLDQAGVANVTGVWRGKWPEVMRVQIRKTHRGHAQQVASALWGSHISNYTAKHLIVVDEDIDIFDWEAIEWALAFRVNAGMGDISFFPGTSGSMLDPSVPIEERDAVKYGHGKWTRVLIDATINWELEPQEQYGGVRYPPLGTSISPKMAETLKRRWKEYGL; translated from the coding sequence ATGGATTTACGCGCCTGGATCGGGAGCCTTGAAGAAAGGGGCGAGCTTGCGCGCGTCAAGGCCCAAGTCGATTGGGACGAAGAGATCGGCGCGATCACGCGAGAGGTCTCCAGCCGATACGGTCCCGCACTCTTTTTCGAGAACATCAAGGACCATCGGAGCACGCTTTGCCGGCGGCTCTTTACCAACGGAACCGGCACGCGAGAGCGGCTCTGCCGCTTGATCGGCGTCGCCGAAGAAACCAGTTACCGGGAGATCGTTCCGATCTTAAAAGAAAGATTTTCCCGTCCGGTAACGCCAGTCAAAGTCGCGACCGGGCCGGTGAAAGAAAATATCGTCACAGGCGACGCGATCGATCTCTACCAGTTTCCGGTGCCGAAGTGGAATCCGCTCGACGGCGGCCGCTACATCATGACCTCGGCGAGCGTGGTCACGATGGATCCGGACACCGGCCGGCACAACGCCGGCACGTATCGCGGCATGATCGCGACGAAAAAAACCATCAGCGCGCTGCTCGCGACGACTCAGGGATGGGGCGAGCATTTCACGAAGTATAAAAAGCGCGGCGAAGAGATGCCGGTCGCCGTGGCGTTGGGCCAGGAGCCGACGCTTTTCATCGCCGCCTCGACGCCGGTGAGCCATACGGAGTATGAAATGGCCGGCTCTTTGAGCGGCGCGCCCGTTGAGCTGGTCAAATGCGAGACCAGCCAATTATTCGTGCCAGCCAATGCAGAAATTGTAATTGAGGGGCGCGTCTCCCCCGATCCGAAAAGTTTCGAGCCGGAAGGACCGTTCAGCGAGTATCCCGGCTATTACGGCGGAAAAAAATCGCCGAAGCACACGATTCGCGTCGAGTGCATCACCCACCGCGACGACCCGATCTTCACCGGCTGCCTCACCGGATCGAGCCCCGGCCGGACCAACGAGGGAACGACCTGGACGCCGGCCGCTTACTCGGCGATCGCTTGGCACTATCTGGATCAGGCCGGCGTGGCCAACGTGACGGGCGTCTGGAGAGGCAAATGGCCGGAGGTGATGCGCGTCCAGATCCGCAAAACCCACCGCGGCCACGCGCAGCAGGTAGCGAGCGCGCTCTGGGGCTCGCACATTTCCAACTACACCGCGAAGCATTTGATCGTCGTCGACGAGGACATCGACATCTTCGATTGGGAGGCGATCGAGTGGGCGCTGGCCTTCCGCGTGAACGCGGGTATGGGGGACATCTCGTTTTTTCCCGGCACATCGGGGTCGATGCTCGATCCGAGCGTGCCGATCGAAGAACGCGACGCGGTGAAATACGGCCACGGCAAATGGACGCGCGTCCTGATCGACGCCACGATCAACTGGGAGCTGGAACCGCAGGAGCAGTACGGCGGCGTGCGCTACCCGCCGCTGGGGACGTCGATCTCGCCGAAGATGGCGGAGACGCTCAAGCGTCGGTGGAAAGAATATGGGTTATGA
- a CDS encoding UbiD family decarboxylase, which yields MSYTDLREWIAEVDKMGELTRLDGVDWDLEIGALTEVAGRGTSCSALLFDRIKDYPAGYRVLVGMIESLKRAALTTNLPTDITRDGFIAAWKERLNNPTLIPPRTVDRGPVMENVFTGNKIDVLKLPVPRWHDRDGGRYIGTAHVVITQDPDEGWINMGVYRVMVHDRDRLALYISPGKHARIHRQKNFDRGKPLKVAIAFGEDPLLFLLAARALPWGSQELDYAGGVKGAPIDVIRGEFTGLPIPAAAEIAIEGEVLPDELKEEGPFGEWTGYYASGERKEPVLKIKSFMHRDNPIITGAPPFRPQAGADSCPALLRAAFIWDSLDKAGVPDVRGVACHQNRFFTAIAIKQRYPGHAKQAAIIAGQCQTGAYLSRYTVVVDDDIDVSDINDVLWAICTRVDPEKSIDIVRRCWSGPLDPIIPRAEKGFSSRAIIDACRPFEWMKDFPPVSGASKELKEKVLAKYGHAIKK from the coding sequence ATGAGCTACACGGATTTGCGCGAGTGGATCGCGGAAGTCGACAAGATGGGCGAGCTCACGCGCCTGGACGGCGTCGACTGGGACTTGGAGATCGGCGCGCTGACGGAAGTCGCGGGCCGCGGGACATCCTGCTCCGCGCTGCTCTTCGACCGCATCAAAGACTATCCCGCCGGCTACCGCGTTCTCGTCGGCATGATCGAGTCGCTCAAGCGCGCGGCGCTGACGACCAACCTGCCGACCGACATCACCCGCGACGGCTTCATCGCCGCGTGGAAGGAACGCTTGAATAATCCGACTCTGATTCCGCCGCGCACCGTCGATCGCGGTCCGGTGATGGAAAACGTCTTCACCGGAAACAAGATCGACGTCTTGAAGCTCCCGGTGCCGCGCTGGCACGACCGCGACGGCGGGCGCTACATCGGCACGGCACACGTCGTGATCACGCAGGATCCGGACGAAGGCTGGATCAACATGGGCGTCTACCGCGTCATGGTCCACGACCGCGACCGGCTCGCGCTTTACATCTCGCCGGGAAAGCACGCGCGAATTCACCGGCAAAAAAATTTCGACCGCGGCAAGCCGCTCAAAGTCGCAATCGCCTTCGGCGAGGACCCGTTGCTTTTCCTCCTCGCGGCGCGCGCCCTCCCCTGGGGGTCGCAGGAGCTGGATTACGCCGGCGGCGTCAAAGGCGCGCCAATCGACGTGATCCGCGGCGAGTTCACCGGCCTGCCGATTCCGGCGGCGGCGGAGATCGCGATCGAAGGCGAAGTCTTGCCCGACGAGCTGAAAGAAGAAGGCCCGTTCGGCGAGTGGACCGGCTACTACGCCAGCGGCGAGCGAAAAGAGCCGGTGTTGAAAATCAAGTCTTTCATGCACCGCGATAATCCGATTATCACCGGCGCGCCGCCGTTTCGCCCGCAGGCCGGCGCCGACAGTTGCCCCGCGCTGCTCCGCGCGGCGTTCATCTGGGATTCTCTCGACAAGGCGGGCGTGCCGGACGTGCGCGGCGTCGCCTGCCACCAGAACCGCTTTTTCACGGCGATTGCGATCAAGCAGCGCTATCCCGGCCACGCCAAGCAGGCGGCGATCATCGCCGGCCAGTGCCAGACCGGCGCGTACTTGAGCCGCTATACCGTCGTCGTCGACGACGACATCGACGTCTCCGACATCAACGACGTTCTCTGGGCGATCTGCACGCGCGTCGATCCGGAAAAATCGATCGACATCGTGCGCCGCTGCTGGAGCGGACCGCTCGACCCGATCATCCCGCGCGCGGAGAAGGGCTTCAGCTCGCGCGCCATCATCGACGCCTGCCGCCCGTTCGAGTGGATGAAAGATTTTCCGCCGGTCTCCGGCGCGAGCAAAGAGCTCAAGGAAAAGGTTTTGGCGAAATACGGCCACGCGATAAAAAAGTGA
- a CDS encoding CoA pyrophosphatase yields the protein MSVNKIIAALNSRAPQTLGVAGFKLAAVLVPIQQKPDGDHLVLTQRAELLNSHGGQIAFPGGRIDPCDSGPLAAALRESEEEIGLKPVDVRVLGELDQVTAASDYLITPFVGVVPHPYDFRLNEAEARAVFSVPISALLQTGCFKVEPRLSPPDRPYPIYHFYCQGWDIWGATARIILQLLELAYGFKEGDRL from the coding sequence ATGTCGGTAAATAAAATCATCGCGGCGCTTAACTCGCGCGCGCCGCAAACGCTTGGGGTCGCCGGGTTCAAGCTCGCCGCGGTTCTTGTTCCGATTCAGCAAAAACCGGACGGCGATCATCTGGTGCTGACGCAGAGAGCGGAGCTGCTCAACTCCCATGGAGGACAGATAGCGTTTCCCGGAGGTAGGATCGATCCGTGCGATTCGGGTCCCTTGGCGGCGGCGCTGCGCGAGAGCGAGGAAGAGATCGGACTGAAACCTGTCGATGTGCGCGTGTTGGGAGAGCTGGACCAGGTTACCGCGGCTTCGGATTACCTGATTACTCCTTTCGTGGGCGTCGTTCCCCACCCTTATGACTTCCGCTTGAACGAGGCCGAAGCCAGAGCGGTCTTTTCGGTTCCGATCTCCGCTCTTTTGCAAACCGGCTGCTTTAAGGTTGAGCCGCGCTTGTCCCCGCCGGACCGGCCCTATCCGATTTACCACTTTTACTGCCAGGGATGGGACATCTGGGGAGCGACTGCACGGATTATCCTACAGCTACTGGAACTTGCCTACGGATTCAAAGAAGGCGATAGGCTGTAG
- a CDS encoding extracellular solute-binding protein has product MRANPFCVSIVAGLFLLVATASAQINKPGAEWEKVLEAAKKEGRVVASIPPSAELRKGLEEAFTKRYGITLESVPGRGAAVITRIVSEARAGIRYFDLHFGGTESTVRGLLPENILEPIEPYFILPEVKDPKQWWGGHIWIDNAKRWIYSFAAYQSQTLSYNSDLVKAEEIRSFDDYLDPKWQGKIGFSDPRIPGSGASIWSFLLQVKGEEYLKKLAAQKLFLGRDLRLLAESLVKGRTSHTLGIGYTEFAPFIKAGLPIRTLPIPKEGLYATAGYGSLVVLKNGPHPNATKVFANWLLSKEGQEIFTRAMGEATRRLDVETKWMKEFGILAAKDGLTLEQYYRMENQSEDRIYKVREPGAEIAKKLLE; this is encoded by the coding sequence ATGAGAGCAAACCCGTTTTGTGTTTCCATCGTCGCAGGTCTTTTTCTCCTCGTCGCGACCGCGTCGGCGCAGATAAACAAGCCCGGTGCCGAGTGGGAAAAAGTTCTTGAGGCGGCCAAGAAAGAGGGGCGGGTCGTTGCCTCGATACCGCCGAGCGCCGAGCTGAGAAAAGGATTGGAAGAAGCCTTTACCAAGCGCTACGGCATCACGCTGGAAAGCGTCCCCGGCAGAGGGGCCGCAGTCATTACACGGATCGTCAGCGAGGCCAGGGCGGGCATTCGTTACTTCGATCTCCACTTCGGCGGCACCGAGTCCACGGTGCGCGGGCTTTTGCCGGAAAATATCCTCGAGCCGATCGAACCTTATTTCATCCTGCCGGAAGTCAAAGACCCGAAGCAGTGGTGGGGCGGGCACATCTGGATCGACAACGCCAAGCGCTGGATCTATTCGTTTGCCGCCTATCAGAGCCAGACCTTGAGCTATAACTCGGACCTCGTCAAAGCCGAGGAGATCCGCTCCTTCGACGACTACCTCGACCCGAAGTGGCAAGGGAAAATCGGCTTCAGCGACCCGCGCATTCCAGGCTCCGGCGCGTCGATCTGGTCGTTCTTGCTCCAGGTCAAAGGCGAAGAGTACTTAAAAAAACTCGCCGCGCAGAAATTATTCCTCGGCCGCGACTTGAGACTCTTGGCCGAAAGCCTGGTGAAGGGGCGCACGAGCCACACGCTCGGCATCGGCTACACGGAGTTCGCTCCGTTCATCAAGGCCGGCCTCCCCATCAGGACCTTGCCCATTCCCAAGGAGGGCCTCTACGCGACCGCGGGATACGGCAGCCTGGTGGTTCTCAAAAACGGCCCTCACCCCAACGCGACCAAGGTTTTCGCCAACTGGCTTCTCAGCAAAGAAGGGCAGGAGATTTTTACCCGGGCGATGGGCGAGGCGACGCGCCGGCTCGACGTCGAGACGAAATGGATGAAAGAGTTCGGCATCCTTGCCGCGAAAGACGGCCTGACGCTGGAGCAGTATTACCGGATGGAAAACCAATCGGAGGATAGGATCTACAAGGTGCGCGAGCCGGGCGCCGAGATCGCGAAGAAGCTTCTGGAGTGA
- a CDS encoding thioredoxin domain-containing protein: MKVLRTVLFLAGVGFPFTAHALDEPLAVIDGVAISSEEVEKGLAGQLSKLEEQIYNLKRQKLDALINEKLLEKEAAKRKLTVPALLDAEVTSKVGLVTEQEIENFYQENKAQVKGEQAEVREKIRTYLQNQKLTAKREEFLRSLRGQAKVVVNLKAPPVQRLEISAQGAPFKGGEKAPVTIVEFTDFHCPFCKRALATLAEIESKYSDKVKIVFRDFPIDQLHPRARSGHEAARCADEQGKFWAYHDKLFDNAPKTSLEDLKGYAKQVEMDVPAFEKCVASGKYKAAVQNDIDEGARLGVTGTPAFFINGRLVSGAQPFESFARVIDDELARGPAR; encoded by the coding sequence ATGAAGGTTCTACGGACCGTACTGTTCCTAGCAGGAGTCGGGTTCCCCTTCACGGCCCATGCGCTCGACGAACCGCTTGCCGTAATCGACGGCGTGGCGATCAGCTCAGAAGAGGTCGAAAAAGGGCTCGCGGGACAATTGAGCAAGCTCGAAGAGCAAATCTACAATCTGAAGCGCCAGAAACTCGACGCGCTGATCAATGAGAAGCTTTTGGAAAAGGAAGCGGCGAAACGCAAGCTTACGGTGCCGGCGCTGCTTGATGCAGAGGTGACTTCAAAAGTCGGCCTGGTCACCGAGCAGGAGATCGAAAACTTTTATCAGGAGAATAAAGCGCAGGTCAAAGGAGAGCAGGCAGAGGTCCGAGAGAAGATCCGAACTTACCTGCAAAACCAAAAGCTCACGGCCAAGCGCGAAGAATTTCTCAGGTCGCTGCGCGGGCAAGCGAAGGTGGTGGTAAATCTCAAGGCGCCGCCGGTCCAGCGCCTCGAAATTTCCGCCCAAGGAGCGCCTTTCAAGGGTGGCGAAAAGGCGCCGGTGACTATCGTCGAGTTCACAGATTTTCATTGCCCGTTTTGCAAACGGGCCCTCGCCACCCTTGCCGAGATCGAGTCCAAGTATAGTGATAAGGTAAAAATAGTCTTTCGCGATTTTCCGATCGATCAACTCCATCCGCGGGCGCGAAGCGGTCATGAGGCGGCCCGCTGTGCCGACGAACAGGGCAAGTTCTGGGCCTATCACGACAAGCTCTTTGACAACGCGCCCAAGACCAGCCTGGAAGATCTCAAGGGCTACGCCAAGCAAGTCGAGATGGATGTGCCGGCGTTTGAAAAATGCGTCGCCAGCGGCAAGTACAAAGCTGCCGTGCAGAACGATATCGACGAAGGAGCCCGCCTCGGCGTGACCGGCACGCCCGCTTTTTTCATCAATGGCCGCTTGGTCTCCGGGGCGCAGCCGTTTGAGAGCTTCGCCCGCGTCATCGACGACGAGCTGGCGCGCGGGCCGGCCCGATGA